A genomic region of Janthinobacterium lividum contains the following coding sequences:
- a CDS encoding YdiY family protein, protein MKSTHSLALALAMAITCGSAAAKDTKQSLLFDEIPIGSWSTSAELGAITTSGNTVGTSVTGKIDARQELDDWSNQYIFSGYFKEDETTNDDGEKVRERSAERFSASAKAAYKLMADHEKLFVLASHVNDKFGAYTKYSTLAIGHGSRWYQSSDKSIDVEVGPGYFSGTNDAGESEHGLTVRGAAAMKWKISQSAMFTQTVSVERGTSNTHSIAETALSTKINGTMQMKAAFSARNDTRVPDDKKNTDTQTSLTLVYSF, encoded by the coding sequence ATGAAATCGACCCACTCTCTCGCACTGGCGCTGGCCATGGCCATCACCTGCGGCAGCGCCGCCGCCAAAGACACCAAGCAAAGCCTGTTGTTCGATGAAATCCCCATCGGCAGCTGGAGCACGTCCGCCGAACTGGGCGCCATCACCACCTCCGGCAATACGGTCGGCACCTCCGTCACGGGCAAGATCGACGCGCGCCAGGAACTCGATGACTGGAGCAACCAGTACATCTTCAGCGGCTACTTCAAGGAAGACGAAACGACCAACGACGACGGCGAGAAAGTGCGCGAACGCTCGGCCGAGCGCTTTTCCGCCTCCGCCAAGGCCGCCTACAAGCTGATGGCCGACCATGAAAAACTGTTCGTGCTGGCCTCGCACGTGAACGACAAGTTCGGCGCCTACACCAAGTACTCGACCCTGGCCATCGGTCATGGCTCGCGCTGGTACCAGTCGAGCGACAAGAGCATCGACGTGGAAGTCGGTCCAGGCTATTTCAGCGGCACCAATGATGCGGGCGAATCGGAACACGGCCTGACGGTGCGCGGCGCGGCCGCCATGAAGTGGAAAATCAGCCAGTCGGCCATGTTTACGCAAACGGTCAGCGTGGAGCGGGGCACCTCGAACACCCACTCGATCGCCGAAACAGCCCTCAGCACCAAGATCAACGGCACCATGCAGATGAAGGCCGCCTTCAGCGCCCGCAACGACACGCGCGTGCCGGACGACAAGAAGAACACGGATACGCAAACCTCGCTGACGCTGGTCTACTCGTTCTAG
- a CDS encoding esterase/lipase family protein, with protein sequence MLMRRLRVCALLCAAALLSGCAAVTVSAISPADYLQQRRGDILTTGKLSASASEVLRIIGSDIAACEANTGSCRADLARSELLSDEQRLATLSELWLESALAEEKQGGHPSAERLAAWLESARYAYAYLFYTTRTPGQRAFEERQTQIRDYYNYAVQKAVGNLFRHRGEYRPDGHVIRVAGWEIDSELSALRLPEDGTLPDELLPATSLSFSGLRNVYRRDGFGADLVAVMPKPRASKGEYVPYQETRFPVVTALIRFDGNSLQEVLATQQLLVRLVDPTRSESTRMAGQELPVAANFTAGYGLWLARSGFGVQALRTLFGRADGISRPQVHLMQPYDPNKRTIVMLHGLASSPEAWINVANELMGDEQLRRRYQIWQVYYPSNAPLAANNAAIRQALNATLAQFDPSARADAANDMVLIGHSMGGVLARLMVSDASNTLLDAITEEYNLKGKKAEKVRAGLAPYLNFTAMPQVNRAIFIAAPHRGTSFANHKVARWIANLITLPINMLDQLSDAAGSLAQLDTGSSEPLRIPNSIDNLSDKDPFVRLVADLPISPKVRYYSIMGNDTPDLPLAESSDGVVPYASAHLDGALSEKVIPSWHSVQESPQAILEIRRILRMPDSLP encoded by the coding sequence ATGCTGATGCGACGTCTGCGCGTATGCGCCCTCCTGTGCGCCGCAGCGCTGCTGAGCGGCTGCGCCGCCGTCACCGTCAGCGCGATCTCGCCGGCCGACTACCTGCAGCAGCGGCGCGGCGACATCCTCACCACGGGCAAACTCAGTGCTTCGGCCAGCGAAGTGCTGCGCATCATCGGCAGCGACATCGCCGCCTGCGAAGCCAATACGGGCAGCTGCCGTGCCGATCTGGCCCGCTCCGAACTGCTCAGCGACGAGCAGCGCCTGGCCACCCTGTCCGAATTGTGGCTGGAAAGCGCCCTGGCGGAAGAAAAACAGGGCGGCCACCCGAGTGCCGAGCGGCTGGCCGCCTGGCTCGAATCGGCCCGCTATGCGTATGCCTACCTGTTCTACACGACGCGCACGCCGGGCCAGCGCGCCTTCGAGGAGCGCCAGACGCAAATCCGCGACTACTATAATTATGCCGTGCAAAAGGCTGTGGGCAACCTGTTCCGCCACCGCGGCGAATACCGCCCCGACGGCCATGTGATCCGCGTCGCCGGCTGGGAAATCGACAGCGAATTGTCGGCCCTGCGTCTGCCCGAAGACGGCACCCTGCCCGATGAACTGCTGCCGGCCACCTCGCTGTCGTTTTCCGGCCTGCGCAATGTGTACCGGCGCGACGGCTTCGGCGCCGACCTGGTGGCCGTCATGCCCAAGCCCCGGGCGTCGAAAGGCGAGTATGTCCCTTATCAGGAAACCCGTTTCCCCGTCGTCACGGCGCTGATCCGCTTCGACGGCAACAGCCTGCAGGAAGTCCTGGCCACGCAACAGCTGCTGGTGAGGCTGGTCGACCCGACGCGCAGCGAATCGACGCGCATGGCGGGACAGGAACTGCCCGTGGCAGCCAATTTCACGGCCGGCTATGGTTTGTGGCTGGCCCGCTCCGGCTTCGGCGTGCAGGCGCTGCGCACCCTGTTCGGCCGTGCCGACGGCATTTCGCGCCCGCAGGTGCACCTGATGCAGCCCTACGACCCGAACAAGCGCACCATCGTCATGCTGCACGGCCTGGCCAGCAGTCCGGAAGCGTGGATCAACGTGGCGAATGAACTGATGGGCGACGAACAGCTGCGCCGCCGCTATCAGATCTGGCAAGTGTACTACCCGAGCAATGCGCCGCTGGCGGCCAACAACGCCGCCATCCGCCAGGCGCTGAACGCGACGCTGGCACAGTTCGACCCTTCGGCCAGGGCCGATGCCGCGAACGACATGGTCTTGATCGGCCACAGCATGGGCGGCGTGCTGGCGCGCCTGATGGTCTCCGATGCCAGCAATACCCTGCTCGACGCCATCACGGAAGAATACAATTTGAAGGGCAAGAAGGCGGAAAAAGTGCGCGCCGGCCTGGCGCCCTACCTGAATTTCACGGCCATGCCGCAGGTGAACCGCGCCATCTTCATCGCGGCGCCGCACCGCGGCACCTCGTTCGCCAACCACAAGGTGGCGCGCTGGATCGCCAACCTGATCACACTGCCCATCAACATGCTCGACCAGTTGTCCGACGCGGCCGGCAGCCTGGCGCAGCTCGACACGGGCAGCAGCGAACCGCTGCGCATCCCCAACAGCATCGATAACCTCAGCGACAAGGACCCGTTCGTGCGCCTGGTGGCAGACCTGCCCATCAGCCCGAAAGTGCGCTACTACTCCATCATGGGCAACGACACGCCGGACCTGCCATTGGCCGAATCGAGCGACGGCGTGGTCCCCTACGCCAGCGCCCACCTCGATGGCGCCCTGTCGGAAAAAGTCATCCCGTCCTGGCACAGCGTGCAGGAAAGCCCGCAGGCGATCCTGGAGATACGGCGCATCTTGCGCATGCCCGACAGCCTGCCTTAG
- a CDS encoding aminoglycoside phosphotransferase family protein: MDYRNRIADHLRQWSLQADGMPVHTHGACLLPVLHGGQPAMLKLSTGDDERRAGAVLRWWDGDGAVRVLATSTEEDVLLLERAMGSRSLAALARAGEAGDAAATGILCAVAARLHAPRPSAPLLPPLSGCFAALAAASAYGGVLSECHAVAQDLLAAPQDSVVLHGDLHHANVLDGGARGWLAIDPKGYVGERGFDFANILCNPDAALATFPRRLERQVALIADAARLDPARLLAWGAAWAGLSAAWHLEDGTPPETALAVAAAALAALRA, from the coding sequence ATGGATTACCGGAACCGCATTGCCGACCATCTCCGGCAATGGTCATTGCAAGCCGATGGCATGCCCGTGCACACGCATGGCGCATGCCTGTTGCCGGTGCTGCACGGTGGCCAGCCGGCCATGCTGAAGCTGTCGACCGGCGACGATGAGCGGCGCGCTGGCGCCGTGCTGCGCTGGTGGGATGGCGACGGCGCCGTGCGCGTGCTGGCCACCTCCACGGAGGAGGATGTCCTGCTGCTTGAGCGGGCGATGGGTTCCCGTTCGCTGGCCGCGCTGGCGCGCGCGGGGGAGGCGGGCGATGCGGCCGCCACCGGTATCCTGTGCGCCGTGGCGGCACGCCTGCATGCGCCGCGGCCATCCGCTCCACTTTTGCCTCCCTTGTCCGGCTGCTTTGCCGCGCTGGCCGCTGCCTCGGCTTACGGCGGCGTGTTGTCAGAATGCCATGCCGTGGCACAGGATTTGCTGGCGGCGCCGCAGGACAGCGTGGTGCTGCATGGCGACCTGCATCACGCGAACGTGCTCGATGGCGGTGCGCGCGGCTGGCTGGCCATCGATCCGAAAGGCTATGTGGGCGAGCGGGGTTTTGATTTCGCCAATATCCTGTGCAACCCGGATGCCGCGCTGGCCACTTTTCCGCGCCGGCTGGAGCGGCAGGTGGCGCTGATCGCCGATGCGGCACGCCTCGATCCGGCGCGGCTGCTGGCGTGGGGCGCCGCGTGGGCGGGTCTGTCGGCGGCATGGCATCTGGAAGACGGCACGCCGCCGGAGACGGCGCTGGCCGTGGCCGCCGCCGCGCTGGCGGCCTTGCGGGCGTGA
- a CDS encoding HD domain-containing phosphohydrolase, producing MTLHEDKPILLLVDDEATNLQVLRQILQDDYRLLYAKDGEKALELAQHNPVELILLDIMMPAMTGYEVCRQLKAMPATASIPVIFVTALCDVKDEADGFDAGAVDYITKPVSPPIVRARVRTHLSLVDAEELRRSRLQVIQTLGQAAEYKDNETGMHVIRMSYYARQLALAAGYSAARAEDLLNAAPMHDVGKIGIPDAILQKPGKLDADEWQVMRSHAEIGAAIIGEHAGGLLKMARTIALTHHEKWDGSGYPQGLKGEEIPHEGRIVAIADVFDALTSERPYKRAWTVDEAIATMQRDSGTHFDPGLLALFIEQLPAMLEIKDQWREPA from the coding sequence ATGACCTTACACGAAGACAAACCGATCCTGCTGCTGGTTGACGATGAAGCGACGAATCTGCAGGTGCTGCGCCAGATTTTGCAGGACGACTACCGCCTGCTGTATGCCAAGGATGGCGAGAAGGCGCTGGAACTGGCGCAACACAATCCCGTCGAACTGATCCTGCTCGACATCATGATGCCCGCCATGACGGGCTATGAAGTGTGCCGGCAGCTCAAGGCCATGCCGGCCACCGCGTCCATTCCCGTCATTTTCGTCACCGCCCTGTGCGACGTGAAGGACGAGGCGGATGGCTTTGACGCGGGCGCCGTCGACTACATCACGAAACCCGTCAGCCCGCCCATCGTGCGCGCCCGCGTGCGCACGCATCTGTCGCTGGTCGACGCCGAAGAGTTGCGCCGCTCGCGCCTGCAGGTGATCCAGACCCTGGGCCAGGCGGCCGAATACAAGGATAACGAGACGGGCATGCACGTCATCCGCATGAGCTATTACGCGCGCCAGCTGGCGCTGGCGGCCGGCTACAGCGCGGCCAGGGCGGAAGACTTGCTCAACGCGGCGCCCATGCACGACGTGGGCAAGATCGGCATCCCCGACGCCATCCTGCAAAAACCGGGCAAGCTCGATGCGGACGAATGGCAAGTCATGCGCAGCCACGCGGAAATCGGCGCCGCCATCATCGGCGAGCATGCGGGCGGCCTGCTGAAAATGGCGCGCACCATCGCCCTGACGCACCACGAAAAATGGGACGGCAGCGGCTATCCGCAAGGCTTGAAAGGCGAGGAAATCCCCCACGAAGGCCGCATCGTCGCCATCGCCGACGTCTTTGATGCGCTTACCAGCGAACGCCCGTACAAGCGCGCCTGGACGGTCGACGAAGCCATCGCCACCATGCAGCGCGACAGCGGCACGCACTTCGACCCGGGCCTGCTGGCGCTGTTCATCGAACAGCTGCCGGCCATGCTGGAAATCAAGGACCAGTGGCGCGAGCCGGCGTGA
- a CDS encoding PAS domain S-box protein, with translation MLSSIFAVSTDTMQYIYGTHNAWLVLFSIGIAIFASFMALQIAGMARSSERGFQRQTAIITGAIALGGGIWSMHFIGMLAFDICTRVSFDPSLTLLSMLPGVAASWVALHLLARPSINWRQLVVGGVLVGVGIGSMHYSGMAAMQTSLTLHYQPWLFALSLVVAVVMAMLALWIRFGLSAMRLRLTPLASLLVSSVVMGLAISGMHYTGMLAARFSGTPTAGENTITVQASFVALAVALITVTLTVFVAAANGLLRYRQLLRHASASESRLRAIVDTAADGLITIDGQGKVRSFNPAAESLFGWREAEIVGRDASVLLQPSDAAEYEGYLRDYLETGASRILDSGRELDGCHKDGAVLPMRVAIGKIDTPGQPLFVAFVTDMRSSRSMEQALKDSERQYRTLIRNIPGVSFHCSFAPEWKMIFISDAVFNLTGWMPQDFAEGRVRLFDLVHPDDRQRVNDTCVQAAGEKRDFENVYRMIHRDGRERWVRESSGPVLDNDGVVRWIDGVILDITESELRNAEYEGKVTAISRATAVAEFDLQGRILAANENFLDLVGYQLDDVLGLHHSIFCEPGYVTSPDYIAFWRQLASGQFNTGEYKRIGKDGKEVWIQASYNPIFNTDGKPFKVVKLATDVSERRAMQENLRAAKDRAELAAESKTSFLANMSHEIRTPMNAIIGFTEVLLGTALDSLQRRHLGTVRQSARSLLELLNDILDMAKLEKGATELELVDFSLPDLVDHVAASLRITAHARDLVLHVDVDPGMGQFFLGDARRVQQVLTNLIGNAVKFTEVGHVRVAVGMQGEQVHIAVHDTGIGIPADRLDKIFAPFTQADSSMSRRFGGTGLGTTISLQLVELMKGTITVESTLGVGSVFHVLLPLAPGKAVARRSEQPVVALPPLRILAADDVPQNVELLLISLGAAGHQVISASDGESAVREFSKGSFDIVLMDVQMPRMDGLEATRLIRVHEREQGLKATPIIALTASVLEQDRRAAQTAGMNGFASKPLEMHKLTAEIARLLDIAVAMPPPAAGAAARAAAGQVDWQRGIALWGGRAALQRAIARFVQANGDCAAMLAAELERGGSSVAGHLLHRIKGAAGNLCLVQVESLLGRIEQAIARQLPVTELLVQLAAAFMALAGELEEVDMPAVAMEAPAASAPLDVSAAGALLRQAIASLEGGQLDDALMAQIAAMLAPHGQQPRLQALASAIDDFEFARAAGVLRQLLAWLEAPAPADLS, from the coding sequence CTTCATGGGTGGCGCTGCACCTGCTGGCGCGCCCGAGCATCAACTGGCGCCAGTTGGTGGTGGGCGGCGTGCTCGTCGGCGTGGGCATCGGTTCCATGCATTACAGCGGCATGGCCGCCATGCAGACTTCGCTGACCCTGCATTACCAGCCGTGGCTGTTCGCCTTGTCGCTGGTGGTGGCTGTCGTCATGGCCATGCTGGCGCTGTGGATACGCTTTGGCCTGAGCGCCATGCGTTTGCGCCTCACTCCGCTGGCGTCGTTGCTGGTCAGCAGTGTTGTCATGGGGCTAGCCATTTCCGGCATGCATTACACGGGCATGCTGGCGGCGCGCTTTTCCGGCACGCCCACGGCAGGCGAGAATACGATTACGGTACAGGCCTCGTTCGTGGCCCTGGCCGTGGCCCTGATCACCGTCACCCTGACCGTCTTCGTGGCCGCCGCGAACGGCTTGCTGCGCTACCGCCAGCTGCTGCGCCACGCCAGCGCCAGCGAATCGCGCCTGCGTGCCATCGTCGATACGGCGGCCGACGGCCTGATCACCATCGATGGCCAGGGCAAGGTGCGCTCCTTCAATCCCGCCGCGGAAAGCCTGTTCGGCTGGCGCGAAGCGGAGATCGTGGGGCGCGACGCCAGCGTGCTGCTGCAGCCGTCCGACGCGGCCGAGTACGAGGGCTATCTGCGCGACTACCTGGAAACGGGCGCCTCGCGCATCCTCGACAGCGGACGCGAACTCGATGGCTGCCACAAGGATGGCGCCGTGCTACCCATGCGCGTGGCGATCGGCAAGATCGACACGCCGGGCCAGCCCCTGTTCGTGGCGTTTGTCACGGACATGCGCTCGTCGCGCAGCATGGAGCAGGCGCTGAAGGACAGCGAGCGCCAGTACCGTACCCTGATCCGCAACATCCCCGGCGTGTCCTTCCACTGCAGCTTCGCGCCTGAATGGAAGATGATCTTCATCAGCGATGCCGTTTTCAACCTGACAGGCTGGATGCCGCAGGACTTCGCGGAAGGGCGCGTCAGGCTGTTCGACCTCGTGCACCCGGACGACCGCCAGCGCGTCAACGACACCTGCGTGCAGGCGGCCGGAGAAAAGCGCGACTTCGAGAACGTCTACCGCATGATCCACCGCGACGGGCGCGAGCGCTGGGTGCGCGAAAGCAGCGGCCCCGTGCTCGATAATGACGGCGTGGTGCGCTGGATCGATGGCGTCATCCTCGACATCACGGAAAGCGAATTGCGCAACGCCGAATACGAAGGCAAGGTGACGGCCATCTCGCGCGCGACTGCCGTCGCGGAGTTCGACCTGCAGGGACGCATCCTGGCGGCCAACGAGAACTTCCTCGACCTGGTCGGCTACCAGCTCGACGATGTGCTGGGCCTGCACCACAGCATCTTCTGCGAACCGGGTTATGTGACCTCGCCAGACTACATCGCATTCTGGCGGCAGCTGGCCAGTGGCCAGTTCAATACGGGCGAGTACAAGCGCATCGGCAAGGATGGCAAGGAAGTGTGGATACAGGCTTCGTACAATCCGATCTTCAATACGGACGGCAAGCCGTTCAAGGTGGTCAAGCTGGCCACCGACGTCAGCGAGCGGCGCGCCATGCAGGAAAACCTGCGCGCGGCAAAAGACCGCGCCGAGCTGGCCGCCGAATCGAAGACCAGCTTCCTGGCCAACATGAGCCATGAAATCCGCACGCCGATGAACGCCATCATCGGCTTTACGGAAGTGCTGCTGGGGACCGCCCTGGACAGCCTGCAGCGCCGCCATCTGGGCACGGTGCGCCAGTCCGCCCGTTCCCTGCTCGAGCTGCTCAACGACATCCTCGACATGGCCAAGCTGGAAAAAGGCGCCACCGAACTGGAACTGGTGGACTTTTCGCTGCCCGACCTGGTCGACCATGTGGCCGCGTCGCTGCGCATCACGGCGCATGCGCGCGACCTGGTGCTGCATGTCGATGTCGATCCGGGCATGGGCCAGTTCTTCCTGGGCGACGCGCGCCGGGTACAGCAGGTGCTGACGAATCTGATCGGCAACGCCGTCAAGTTCACGGAAGTGGGCCATGTGCGCGTGGCCGTCGGCATGCAGGGCGAGCAGGTGCATATCGCCGTGCACGACACGGGCATCGGCATCCCCGCCGACCGCCTGGACAAGATATTCGCCCCCTTTACGCAAGCCGATTCTTCGATGAGCCGCCGCTTTGGCGGCACGGGCCTGGGCACGACGATTTCGCTGCAATTGGTCGAACTGATGAAAGGCACCATCACGGTGGAGAGTACCCTGGGCGTGGGCAGCGTGTTCCACGTGCTGTTGCCGCTGGCGCCGGGCAAGGCCGTGGCGCGCCGCAGCGAGCAGCCTGTGGTGGCCTTGCCGCCGCTGCGCATCCTGGCGGCCGACGACGTGCCGCAGAATGTGGAGCTGCTCCTGATCAGCCTGGGCGCGGCCGGCCACCAGGTGATCTCCGCCAGCGATGGCGAGAGCGCCGTGCGCGAGTTCAGCAAGGGCAGCTTCGACATCGTCCTGATGGACGTGCAGATGCCGCGCATGGATGGCCTGGAAGCGACGCGCCTGATCCGCGTGCACGAGCGCGAGCAGGGCTTGAAGGCGACGCCCATCATCGCCCTGACGGCCAGCGTGCTGGAACAGGACCGGCGCGCCGCGCAGACGGCCGGCATGAACGGCTTTGCTTCGAAGCCGCTGGAAATGCACAAGCTGACGGCGGAAATCGCCCGTCTGCTCGATATCGCCGTGGCCATGCCGCCGCCGGCGGCCGGCGCGGCGGCGCGTGCCGCCGCCGGCCAGGTCGACTGGCAGCGCGGCATCGCCCTGTGGGGCGGACGCGCGGCCTTGCAGCGCGCCATTGCGCGCTTCGTGCAAGCCAATGGCGACTGCGCCGCGATGCTGGCGGCGGAACTGGAACGCGGCGGCAGCAGCGTGGCGGGCCACCTGCTGCACCGTATCAAGGGCGCGGCGGGCAACCTGTGCCTGGTGCAGGTCGAAAGCCTGCTGGGACGCATCGAGCAAGCCATCGCGCGCCAGTTGCCGGTGACCGAATTGCTGGTGCAGCTGGCGGCCGCCTTCATGGCGCTGGCCGGCGAGCTGGAAGAGGTGGATATGCCGGCCGTCGCCATGGAAGCGCCGGCCGCCAGCGCGCCCCTCGATGTTTCCGCCGCGGGCGCCTTGCTGCGGCAAGCCATCGCCAGCCTGGAAGGCGGGCAGCTGGACGACGCCTTGATGGCGCAGATTGCCGCCATGCTGGCGCCGCACGGCCAGCAGCCGCGCCTGCAGGCGCTGGCCAGCGCCATCGACGACTTTGAATTTGCGCGCGCCGCGGGCGTGCTGCGCCAGCTGCTGGCATGGCTGGAAGCACCAGCGCCTGCCGACCTTTCCTGA